A region of Solanum dulcamara chromosome 7, daSolDulc1.2, whole genome shotgun sequence DNA encodes the following proteins:
- the LOC129895074 gene encoding probable histone H2AXb — MSSGGGSGNGGASTGKPKATKSVPRSSKASLHFPVGRISRFLKNGKYAECVGAGAPVYLAAVLDYLAAEVLELAGNAARDNKKNRIVPRHIQMAVRNDEELSKLLGNVTIANGGVSPNIHQNLLPRKEAGSGKGDIGSASQEF, encoded by the exons ATGAGTTCCGGCGGCGGATCAGGAAATGGTGGTGCCAGTACGGGGAAGCCAAAGGCAACAAAATCTGTGCCTAGGTCTTCAAAGGCGAGTCTCCATTTCCCCGTAGGTAGGATATCACGTTTCCTGAAAAATGGAAAATATGCTGAATGTGTTGGAGCTGGTGCACCAGTTTATTTGGCTGCTGTCCTTGATTACCTCGCCGCAGAG GTGTTGGAGTTGGCTGGAAATGCAGCAAGGGATAACAAAAAGAATCGTATAGTGCCAAGGCACATTCAGATGGCTGTGAGGAATGACGAGGAGCTGAGCAAGCTTTTGGGTAATGTTACAATTGCTAATGGAGGTGTCTCGCCCAATATTCACCAGAATCTGTTACCTAGAAAGGAGGCTGGCTCAGGCAAGGGAGATATCGGCTCTGCATCTCAAGAGTTTTAG
- the LOC129895073 gene encoding probable histone H2AXb isoform X2 yields MSSGGGSANGGAGTGKPKASTSVSRSSKAGLHFPVGRITRFLKNGKYAERVGAGAPIYLAAVLEYLATEVLELAGNAARDNKKNRIVPRHIQMAVRNDEELIKLLGNVTIANGGVSPNIHQNLLPRESGSGKADISSASQEF; encoded by the exons ATGAGTTCTGGCGGTGGATCAGCCAATGGCGGTGCTGGTACGGGGAAGCCAAAGGCATCAACATCTGTGTCTAGGTCTTCAAAGGCGGGTCTCCATTTCCCTGTAGGCAGGATAACTCGTTTCCTGAAAAACGGAAAATATGCTGAACGTGTTGGAGCTGGTGCACCGATTTATCTGGCTGCTGTCCTTGAATACCTCGCTACTGAG GTGTTGGAGTTGGCTGGAAATGCAGCAAGGGATAACAAGAAGAATCGTATAGTGCCGAGGCACATTCAGATGGCTGTGAGGAATGATGAGGAGCTGATCAAGCTTTTGGGTAATGTTACAATTGCTAATGGAGGTGTCTCGCCCAATATTCACCAGAATCTGTTGCCTAGAGAGTCTGGCTCAGGCAAGGCCGATATCAGCTCTGCATCTCAAGAGTTTTAG
- the LOC129895076 gene encoding early light-induced protein, chloroplastic-like, with product MSRSSKAGLHFPVGRITRFLKNGKYAERVGAGAPIYLAAVLEYLATEPNTKFGDVFAFSDPAPECINDRLAMIGSVVQLSSGGYTWFWRSSVVLTLASIIPFFKGLVLRKSVMGL from the exons ATGTCTAGGTCTTCAAAGGCGGGTCTCCATTTCCCTGTAGGCAGGATAACTCGTTTCCTGAAAAACGGAAAATATGCTGAACGTGTTGGAGCTGGTGCACCGATTTATCTGGCTGCTGTCCTTGAATACCTCGCTACTGAG CCCAACACCAAATTTGGGGACGTGTTTGCCTTTAGTGATCCAGCACCAGAGTGTATCAACGACAGGTTGGCGATGATTGGATCTGTCGTTCAGCTTTCGAGCGGAGGTTACACTTGGTTTTGGCGGTCAAGTGTTGTGCTAACATTGGCATCTATCATACCATTTTTTAAAGGATTAGTGCTGAGAAAAAGTGTGATGGGATTATGA
- the LOC129895073 gene encoding probable histone H2AXb isoform X3, with protein sequence MSSGGGSANGGAGTGKPKASTSVSRSSKAGLHFPVGRITRFLKNGKYAERVGAGAPIYLAAVLEYLATEVLELAGNAARDNKKNRIVPRHIQMAVRNDEELIKLLGNVTIANGGVSPNIHQNLLPRESGSELH encoded by the exons ATGAGTTCTGGCGGTGGATCAGCCAATGGCGGTGCTGGTACGGGGAAGCCAAAGGCATCAACATCTGTGTCTAGGTCTTCAAAGGCGGGTCTCCATTTCCCTGTAGGCAGGATAACTCGTTTCCTGAAAAACGGAAAATATGCTGAACGTGTTGGAGCTGGTGCACCGATTTATCTGGCTGCTGTCCTTGAATACCTCGCTACTGAG GTGTTGGAGTTGGCTGGAAATGCAGCAAGGGATAACAAGAAGAATCGTATAGTGCCGAGGCACATTCAGATGGCTGTGAGGAATGATGAGGAGCTGATCAAGCTTTTGGGTAATGTTACAATTGCTAATGGAGGTGTCTCGCCCAATATTCACCAGAATCTGTTGCCTAGAGAGTCTGGCTCAG AGTTGCATTAA
- the LOC129895072 gene encoding probable histone H2AXb, producing MSSGGGSGKGGAGRGKPKASKSVSRSSKAGLQFPVGRIARFLKNGKYAERVGAGAPVYLSAVLEYLAAEVLELAGNAARDNKKNRIVPRHIQLAVRNDEELSKLLGHVTIANGGVLPNIHQNLLPRKAGSVLFQQSCINIKHTAFHP from the exons atgagttcCGGCGGTGGATCAGGCAAGGGCGGCGCCGGTAGAGGCAAGCCAAAGGCATCGAAATCGGTGTCTAGGTCTTCAAAGGCGGGTCTCCAATTTCCCGTCGGAAGGATTGCCCGTTTCCTTAAGAATGGAAAATATGCTGAACGTGTGGGAGCTGGTGCACCAGTTTATCTGTCGGCTGTTCTTGAATACCTCGCCGCTGAG GTGTTGGAGTTGGCTGGAAATGCAGCAAGGGATAACAAGAAGAATCGTATAGTGCCAAGGCACATTCAGTTGGCTGTGAGGAATGACGAGGAGCTGAGCAAGCTTTTGGGACATGTTACAATTGCTAATGGAGGTGTCTTGCCCAACATTCACCAGAATCTGTTGCCTAGAAAGGCTGGCTCAG TTTTGTTCCAGCAGAGTTGCATTAACATCAAGCATACTGCATTTCATCCATAA
- the LOC129895071 gene encoding trehalase-like has product MYETAKGIVTNLVSLIDQFGYVLNGARAYYNNRSQPPVLAAIIVDIFNRTGDLDLIRRSLPALLKEYRFWNSGIHKVTIQDAQGSNHCYYAMWNKPRPESSTIDSKTASKLQNIGEKRELYRELASAAESGWDFSSRWMRNESDLTTTSTTSVESLKLTPYKWTLHITCDFKFV; this is encoded by the exons ATGTATGAAACTGCAAAAGGGATTGTGACTAATCTGGTTTCTCTGATAGATCAATTTGGTTATGTTCTTAATGGTGCAAGAGCGTACTACAATAATAGAAG TCAGCCTCCCGTCCTGGCCGCGATAATTGTTGACATATTCAATCGGACAGGTGATTTAGATTTGATTAGAAGATCCCTTCCTGCTTTGCTCAAGGAGTATCGTTTTTGGAATTCAG gAATACATAAAGTGACTATTCAGGATGCTCAGGGATCAAACCACTGCTACTATGCTATGTGGAATAAGCCCCGGCCAGAATCGTCAACAATT GACAGTAAAACAGcttccaaactccaaaatatcGGTGAAAAAAGGGAACTATACCGCGAGCTGGCATCAGCTGCTGAAAGTGGATGGGATTTCAGTTCAAGATGGATGAG GAACGAATCTGATCTCACGACGACTAGTACAACATCTGTGGAATCTCTGAAACTTACACCTTATAAGTGGACCTTGCATATAACCTGtgattttaaatttgtataa
- the LOC129895073 gene encoding probable histone H2AXb isoform X1: MSSGGGSANGGAGTGKPKASTSVSRSSKAGLHFPVGRITRFLKNGKYAERVGAGAPIYLAAVLEYLATEVLELAGNAARDNKKNRIVPRHIQMAVRNDEELIKLLGNVTIANGGVSPNIHQNLLPRESGSVLFQQSCINIKHTAFHP; encoded by the exons ATGAGTTCTGGCGGTGGATCAGCCAATGGCGGTGCTGGTACGGGGAAGCCAAAGGCATCAACATCTGTGTCTAGGTCTTCAAAGGCGGGTCTCCATTTCCCTGTAGGCAGGATAACTCGTTTCCTGAAAAACGGAAAATATGCTGAACGTGTTGGAGCTGGTGCACCGATTTATCTGGCTGCTGTCCTTGAATACCTCGCTACTGAG GTGTTGGAGTTGGCTGGAAATGCAGCAAGGGATAACAAGAAGAATCGTATAGTGCCGAGGCACATTCAGATGGCTGTGAGGAATGATGAGGAGCTGATCAAGCTTTTGGGTAATGTTACAATTGCTAATGGAGGTGTCTCGCCCAATATTCACCAGAATCTGTTGCCTAGAGAGTCTGGCTCAG TTTTGTTCCAGCAGAGTTGCATTAACATCAAGCATACTGCATTTCATCCATAA